From a single Strix uralensis isolate ZFMK-TIS-50842 chromosome 25, bStrUra1, whole genome shotgun sequence genomic region:
- the LYPLA2 gene encoding acyl-protein thioesterase 2, giving the protein MCGNNMSVPLLADAVTVSGAERETAAVIFLHGLGDTGHSWADALSSIRLPYVKYICPHAPRIPVTLNMKMVMPSWFDLMGLTPDAPEDEAGIKKAAENIKAIIEHEMKNGIPPNRIILGGFSQGGALSLYTALTCQHQLAGIVALSCWLPLHKAFPQAANNGVNKDIAILQCHGEMDPMIPVRFGALTAEKLKSVVTPTKVQFKTYPGVMHSSCPQEMMAVKEFIEKLLPRI; this is encoded by the exons ATGTGTGGTAACAACATGTCTGTCCCCCTCCTCGCTGATGCAGTGACTGTCTCAGGGGCAGAGCGGGAGACTGCCGCG GTCATTTTTTTACATGGCCTTGGAGACACGGG gcacagctggGCTGACGCCCTCTCCTCCATCCGCCTCCCCTACGTGAAATATATTTGCCCTCACGC gcCCCGGATCCCGGTGACCCTCAACATGAAGATGGTTATGCCCTCCTG GTTTGACCTGATGGGATTGACTCCGGATGCCCCTGAGGATGAAGCTGGAATCAAGAaagctgcagaaaaca TTAAAGCAATTATTGAGCATGAGATGAAGAATGGGATCCCACCCAACCGCATCATCCTGGGGGGCTTCTCACAG GGCGGCGCGTTGTCGCTGTACACAGCTCTCACCTGCCAGCACCAGCTGGCCGGCATCGTGGCGCTCAGCTGCTGGCTCCCGCTGCACAAGGCCTTCCCGCAG GCGGCGAATAATGGCGTGAATAAGGACATCGCCATCCTGCAGTGCCACGGGGAGATGGACCCTATGATCCCTGTCCGCTTCGGGGCCCTCACTGCTGAGAAGCTGAAATCTGTTGTCACCCCCACCAAGGTCCAGTTCAAAACCTACCCTGGTGTGATGCACAGTTCCTGTCCTCAG GAGATGATGGCGGTGAAGGAGTTCATTGAGAAGCTGCTGCCCCGGATCTAA
- the PITHD1 gene encoding PITH domain-containing protein 1 gives MAHGAGRCRCCCGEVAAVDGERGAAWGLYLRIDRQRLQCLNERREGSGALVFRAWEERGDRAQFVESDDDEELLFNIPFTGNVKLKGVIVMGEDDGTHPAEMRLFKNIPHMSFDDAAREPDQMFNLNRDPTGELEYPTKIARFSNVYHLSIHFPKNFGAETTKIFYIGLKGEWTEAHRHEVTICNYEASANPADHKLEQITPQTHFIS, from the exons ATGGCGCACGGTGCCgggcgctgccgctgctgctgcggGGAGGTGGCGGCGGTCGACGGGGAGCGGGGCGCGGCCTGGGGGCTCTACCTGCGCATCGACCGGCAGCGGCTGCAGTGCCTCAACGAGCGCCGGGAGGGCAGCGGCGCCCTCGTCTTCCGCGCTTGGGAGGAGCGCGGCGACCGCGCCCag ttCGTAGAAAGCGACGATGATGAGGAGCTTCTGTTTAATATCCC GTTTACGGGCAACGTGAAATTAAAAGGAGTAATTGTGATGGGAGAAGATGACGGTACGCATCCGGCAGAGATGAGGCT gTTCAAGAATATTCCTCACATGTCCTTTGATGACGCAGCCAGGGAACCGGACCAGATGTTCAACCTGAACCGGGATCCGACGGGCGAGCTGGAGTACCCCACCAA aattgcCCGTTTCTCCAACGTATACCACCTCTCCATCCACTTTCCAAAGAACTTTGGAGCAGAGACAACGAAGATTTTTTACATAGGCTTGAAAGGAGAGTGGACAGAG GCTCATCGCCACGAAGTCACCATCTGCAATTACGAAGCATCGGCAAACCCAGCTGATCACAAGTTGGAACAAATCACCCCACAGACTCACTTCATCTCCTAA
- the ELOA gene encoding elongin-A isoform X1 — translation MAESVLEVVGKLQSRLAGSSEPKKLLKSLKRLSELPITVDILVETGVGKTVNSLRKHELVGDFAKNLVARWKKLVPVSQEADRNNLDSEDRDYERSSSRKRHQEPSLREDEEPEQEYSEPFQPSCSQSYSPDHREKKSKRYPRPERAHETYGYSSHEGKGWGRSSPVLSSDQEYSDYGQAVSPEPSESPQDMYTDPYASEEQEEPTVFRRKASKGHSFQEKLGGGRERNSGEFYDKGNVSRSKEHKSSHKKQRLDGRGEDRTSAFSPERLHKTSFKEQLREAPVAGGSKEKQRMSDGTKKEKNREGGTSRKKKLHTLPHLEESLDIPVKKQKHQDSEKSKLEKPKLGLETSNTEREKRKAESDSSNRIKEKGISGSLKALEGKRKASDVDKKSMGFSSNSGEGEVEDEFEQPTMSFESYLSYDQPQKKKKKVVKPSVSAGEKDRGHSKQNGSKATTNSSGSSRKSPSHKRTSEKRAEKKPAEAPEPKRILLDVVPTLPDIPLPPIQANYRPLPSIESITCSQTKRKAVSSPVEESEAGFTGRRLNSKMQVYSGSKTAYLPKMMSLYQQCIRVLSNNIDSIYEVGGVPFSVLEPVLERCTPEQLYRIEECNHVLIEDTDQLWHNHCLRDFKNEKPEEFESWREMYLRLHDAREQRLLMLARNIGSAHANKPKGRVAKMAFVNSAAKPPRDVRRRQEKFGTGGPLLPEKTKIKPVLYTSSKSHTRVSEEQSYDGPSTSSAHSVPSSGSTFSSYDPRKPPVKKIAPMMAKTIKAFKNRFSRR, via the exons ATGGCGGAGTCGGTGTTGGAAGTTGTGGGCAAGCTGCAGTCGCGGCTGGCGGGCAGCTCGGAGCCCAAGAAg CTGCTGAAAAGTCTGAAGAGGCTGTCTGAGTTGCCCATCACAGTTGACATTCTTGTG GAGACGGGTGTTGGGAAGACTGTGAACAGTTTACGGAAACATGAGCTTGTAGGAGACTTTGCGAAGAACCTCGTAGCCAGGTGGAAGAAGCTGGTGCCAGTGTCCCAAGAGGCAGACAG AAATAACCTAGATTCTGAAGACCGTGACTATGAGAGGAGCAGCTCAAGGAAAAGACATCAAGAACCCTCCCTCAGAGAGGATGAGGAACCTGAGCAGGAGTATTCAGAACCCTTCCAGCCGTCTTGCAGCCAGTCCTATAGCCCAGATcatagggaaaagaaatccaaaaggTATCCCAGGCCTGAGAGAGCCCATGAGACTTATGGCTATAGCAGCCACGAGGGGAAGGGTTGGGGCAgatcttccccagtgctctcttCAGATCAGGAGTACTCGGACTATGGACAAGCTGTGTCACCTGAGCCAAGTGAGAGCCCTCAGGATATGTACACAGACCCTTATGCCTCTGAGGAGCAGGAAGAACCGACAGTATTTCGTAGGAAAGCCAGTAAAGGCCACAGCTTTCAGGAGAAGCTGGGGGGAGGCCGGGAGAGGAACTCTGGTGAGTTCTACGATAAAGGGAATGTGAGTCGAAGCAAAGAGCACAAGTCTTCTCACAAGAAGCAGCGACTTGATGGCAGAGGGGAGGACAGGACCTCTGCCTTCAGTCCAGAAAGATTGCACAAGACCTCTTTTAAAGAGCAACTCCGAGAAGCCCCCGTGGCAGGGGGCAGCAAGGAGAAGCAGAGGATGTCAGATGGCACCAAGAAGGAGAAGAACCGAGAAGGCGGCACCTCCAGAAAGAAGAAGTTGCACACGTTGCCGCACTTGGAAGAGTCTTTGGACATCCCTGTTAAGAAGCAAAAACATCAGGACTCTGAAAAAAGTAAATTGGAGAAGCCCAAGCTAGGCCTGGAGACCTCTAACACAGAGCGGGAGAAACGGAAAGCTGAGAGTGACTCGTCAAATAGGATTAAAGAAAAGGGAATTTCTGGGAGCTTAAAAGCTTTGGAGGGGAAGCGCAAAGCCTCCGATGTGGACAAAAAATCAATGGGCTTTTCCTCCAAttctggggagggggaagtggaGGATGAATTTGAACAACCTACGATGTCTTTTGAGTCATACCTCAGCTATGACCAgccccagaaaaagaaaaagaaagtggtcAAACCCTCTGTGTCAGCTGGGGAGAAAGACCGAGGGCACAGCAAACAGAACGGATCCAAAGCCACCACCAACAGCTCAGGCTCGAGTCGGAAAAGTCCAAGCCACAAGCGAACAAGTgagaaaagggcagagaagaaACCAGCAGAGGCTCCTGAACCAAAGAGG ATACTTTTAGATGTGGTACCAACGTTACCAGACATCCCGCTGCCCCCGATCCAGGCCAATTACCGCCCTCTCCCTTCAATCGAGTCCATTACCTGCTCCCAGACAAAAAGGAAAG CAGTGTCCTCACCAGTTGAAGAGAGCGAAGCGGGTTTTACAGGCCGCCGGTTGAATTCAAAGATGCAAGTGTATTCGGGCTCTAAAACTGCCTACCTCCCAAAGATGATGTCTCTCTATCAGCAGTGTATCAGAGTCCTCAGTAACAACATTGACT CAATCTATGAAGTGGGTGGTGTCCCTTTCTCAGTGCTGGAGCCAGTATTGGAGAGATGCACCCCAGAGCAGCTGTATCGCATTGAGGAATGTAATCAT GTCCTCATCGAGGATACGGATCAACTGTGGCACAATCACTGTCTCCGAGACTTCAAGAATGAGAAGCCAGAAGAGTTTGAGTCCTGGCGGGAAATGTACCTTCGACTTCACGACGCACGAGAGCAGCGGCTGCTCATGTTAGCACGGAACATCGGCTCAGCTCATGCCAACAAACCCAAAG GTAGAGTGGCCAAAATGGCGTTTGTGAACTCTGCAGCAAAGCCCCCCCGGGACGTGCGGAGACGACAAGAGAAGTTTGGCACTGGAGGACCTCTTCTGCCAGAGAAGACCAA AATAAAACCAGTCCTGTACACATCTAGCAAAAGCCACACTCGTGTGAGCGAGGAGCAATCCTATGATGggcccagcaccagcagtgcCCATTCTGTCCCATCTTCAGGTAGCACCTTCTCCTCCTATGACCCCAGGAAACCACCGGTGAAGA AAATTGCACCCATGATGGCAAAGACTATCAAAGCGTTCAAAAACAGGTTCTCTCGGAGATAA
- the ELOA gene encoding elongin-A isoform X2, translating into MAESVLEVVGKLQSRLAGSSEPKKLLKSLKRLSELPITVDILVETGVGKTVNSLRKHELVGDFAKNLVARWKKLVPVSQEADRNNLDSEDRDYERSSSRKRHQEPSLREDEEPEQEYSEPFQPSCSQSYSPDHREKKSKRYPRPERAHETYGYSSHEGKGWGRSSPVLSSDQEYSDYGQAVSPEPSESPQDMYTDPYASEEQEEPTVFRRKASKGHSFQEKLGGGRERNSGEFYDKGNVSRSKEHKSSHKKQRLDGRGEDRTSAFSPERLHKTSFKEQLREAPVAGGSKEKQRMSDGTKKEKNREGGTSRKKKLHTLPHLEESLDIPVKKQKHQDSEKSKLEKPKLGLETSNTEREKRKAESDSSNRIKEKGISGSLKALEGKRKASDVDKKSMGFSSNSGEGEVEDEFEQPTMSFESYLSYDQPQKKKKKVVKPSVSAGEKDRGHSKQNGSKATTNSSGSSRKSPSHKRTSEKRAEKKPAEAPEPKRILLDVVPTLPDIPLPPIQANYRPLPSIESITCSQTKRKVSSPVEESEAGFTGRRLNSKMQVYSGSKTAYLPKMMSLYQQCIRVLSNNIDSIYEVGGVPFSVLEPVLERCTPEQLYRIEECNHVLIEDTDQLWHNHCLRDFKNEKPEEFESWREMYLRLHDAREQRLLMLARNIGSAHANKPKGRVAKMAFVNSAAKPPRDVRRRQEKFGTGGPLLPEKTKIKPVLYTSSKSHTRVSEEQSYDGPSTSSAHSVPSSGSTFSSYDPRKPPVKKIAPMMAKTIKAFKNRFSRR; encoded by the exons ATGGCGGAGTCGGTGTTGGAAGTTGTGGGCAAGCTGCAGTCGCGGCTGGCGGGCAGCTCGGAGCCCAAGAAg CTGCTGAAAAGTCTGAAGAGGCTGTCTGAGTTGCCCATCACAGTTGACATTCTTGTG GAGACGGGTGTTGGGAAGACTGTGAACAGTTTACGGAAACATGAGCTTGTAGGAGACTTTGCGAAGAACCTCGTAGCCAGGTGGAAGAAGCTGGTGCCAGTGTCCCAAGAGGCAGACAG AAATAACCTAGATTCTGAAGACCGTGACTATGAGAGGAGCAGCTCAAGGAAAAGACATCAAGAACCCTCCCTCAGAGAGGATGAGGAACCTGAGCAGGAGTATTCAGAACCCTTCCAGCCGTCTTGCAGCCAGTCCTATAGCCCAGATcatagggaaaagaaatccaaaaggTATCCCAGGCCTGAGAGAGCCCATGAGACTTATGGCTATAGCAGCCACGAGGGGAAGGGTTGGGGCAgatcttccccagtgctctcttCAGATCAGGAGTACTCGGACTATGGACAAGCTGTGTCACCTGAGCCAAGTGAGAGCCCTCAGGATATGTACACAGACCCTTATGCCTCTGAGGAGCAGGAAGAACCGACAGTATTTCGTAGGAAAGCCAGTAAAGGCCACAGCTTTCAGGAGAAGCTGGGGGGAGGCCGGGAGAGGAACTCTGGTGAGTTCTACGATAAAGGGAATGTGAGTCGAAGCAAAGAGCACAAGTCTTCTCACAAGAAGCAGCGACTTGATGGCAGAGGGGAGGACAGGACCTCTGCCTTCAGTCCAGAAAGATTGCACAAGACCTCTTTTAAAGAGCAACTCCGAGAAGCCCCCGTGGCAGGGGGCAGCAAGGAGAAGCAGAGGATGTCAGATGGCACCAAGAAGGAGAAGAACCGAGAAGGCGGCACCTCCAGAAAGAAGAAGTTGCACACGTTGCCGCACTTGGAAGAGTCTTTGGACATCCCTGTTAAGAAGCAAAAACATCAGGACTCTGAAAAAAGTAAATTGGAGAAGCCCAAGCTAGGCCTGGAGACCTCTAACACAGAGCGGGAGAAACGGAAAGCTGAGAGTGACTCGTCAAATAGGATTAAAGAAAAGGGAATTTCTGGGAGCTTAAAAGCTTTGGAGGGGAAGCGCAAAGCCTCCGATGTGGACAAAAAATCAATGGGCTTTTCCTCCAAttctggggagggggaagtggaGGATGAATTTGAACAACCTACGATGTCTTTTGAGTCATACCTCAGCTATGACCAgccccagaaaaagaaaaagaaagtggtcAAACCCTCTGTGTCAGCTGGGGAGAAAGACCGAGGGCACAGCAAACAGAACGGATCCAAAGCCACCACCAACAGCTCAGGCTCGAGTCGGAAAAGTCCAAGCCACAAGCGAACAAGTgagaaaagggcagagaagaaACCAGCAGAGGCTCCTGAACCAAAGAGG ATACTTTTAGATGTGGTACCAACGTTACCAGACATCCCGCTGCCCCCGATCCAGGCCAATTACCGCCCTCTCCCTTCAATCGAGTCCATTACCTGCTCCCAGACAAAAAGGAAAG TGTCCTCACCAGTTGAAGAGAGCGAAGCGGGTTTTACAGGCCGCCGGTTGAATTCAAAGATGCAAGTGTATTCGGGCTCTAAAACTGCCTACCTCCCAAAGATGATGTCTCTCTATCAGCAGTGTATCAGAGTCCTCAGTAACAACATTGACT CAATCTATGAAGTGGGTGGTGTCCCTTTCTCAGTGCTGGAGCCAGTATTGGAGAGATGCACCCCAGAGCAGCTGTATCGCATTGAGGAATGTAATCAT GTCCTCATCGAGGATACGGATCAACTGTGGCACAATCACTGTCTCCGAGACTTCAAGAATGAGAAGCCAGAAGAGTTTGAGTCCTGGCGGGAAATGTACCTTCGACTTCACGACGCACGAGAGCAGCGGCTGCTCATGTTAGCACGGAACATCGGCTCAGCTCATGCCAACAAACCCAAAG GTAGAGTGGCCAAAATGGCGTTTGTGAACTCTGCAGCAAAGCCCCCCCGGGACGTGCGGAGACGACAAGAGAAGTTTGGCACTGGAGGACCTCTTCTGCCAGAGAAGACCAA AATAAAACCAGTCCTGTACACATCTAGCAAAAGCCACACTCGTGTGAGCGAGGAGCAATCCTATGATGggcccagcaccagcagtgcCCATTCTGTCCCATCTTCAGGTAGCACCTTCTCCTCCTATGACCCCAGGAAACCACCGGTGAAGA AAATTGCACCCATGATGGCAAAGACTATCAAAGCGTTCAAAAACAGGTTCTCTCGGAGATAA
- the ELOA gene encoding elongin-A isoform X3, whose protein sequence is METGVGKTVNSLRKHELVGDFAKNLVARWKKLVPVSQEADRNNLDSEDRDYERSSSRKRHQEPSLREDEEPEQEYSEPFQPSCSQSYSPDHREKKSKRYPRPERAHETYGYSSHEGKGWGRSSPVLSSDQEYSDYGQAVSPEPSESPQDMYTDPYASEEQEEPTVFRRKASKGHSFQEKLGGGRERNSGEFYDKGNVSRSKEHKSSHKKQRLDGRGEDRTSAFSPERLHKTSFKEQLREAPVAGGSKEKQRMSDGTKKEKNREGGTSRKKKLHTLPHLEESLDIPVKKQKHQDSEKSKLEKPKLGLETSNTEREKRKAESDSSNRIKEKGISGSLKALEGKRKASDVDKKSMGFSSNSGEGEVEDEFEQPTMSFESYLSYDQPQKKKKKVVKPSVSAGEKDRGHSKQNGSKATTNSSGSSRKSPSHKRTSEKRAEKKPAEAPEPKRILLDVVPTLPDIPLPPIQANYRPLPSIESITCSQTKRKAVSSPVEESEAGFTGRRLNSKMQVYSGSKTAYLPKMMSLYQQCIRVLSNNIDSIYEVGGVPFSVLEPVLERCTPEQLYRIEECNHVLIEDTDQLWHNHCLRDFKNEKPEEFESWREMYLRLHDAREQRLLMLARNIGSAHANKPKGRVAKMAFVNSAAKPPRDVRRRQEKFGTGGPLLPEKTKIKPVLYTSSKSHTRVSEEQSYDGPSTSSAHSVPSSGSTFSSYDPRKPPVKKIAPMMAKTIKAFKNRFSRR, encoded by the exons ATG GAGACGGGTGTTGGGAAGACTGTGAACAGTTTACGGAAACATGAGCTTGTAGGAGACTTTGCGAAGAACCTCGTAGCCAGGTGGAAGAAGCTGGTGCCAGTGTCCCAAGAGGCAGACAG AAATAACCTAGATTCTGAAGACCGTGACTATGAGAGGAGCAGCTCAAGGAAAAGACATCAAGAACCCTCCCTCAGAGAGGATGAGGAACCTGAGCAGGAGTATTCAGAACCCTTCCAGCCGTCTTGCAGCCAGTCCTATAGCCCAGATcatagggaaaagaaatccaaaaggTATCCCAGGCCTGAGAGAGCCCATGAGACTTATGGCTATAGCAGCCACGAGGGGAAGGGTTGGGGCAgatcttccccagtgctctcttCAGATCAGGAGTACTCGGACTATGGACAAGCTGTGTCACCTGAGCCAAGTGAGAGCCCTCAGGATATGTACACAGACCCTTATGCCTCTGAGGAGCAGGAAGAACCGACAGTATTTCGTAGGAAAGCCAGTAAAGGCCACAGCTTTCAGGAGAAGCTGGGGGGAGGCCGGGAGAGGAACTCTGGTGAGTTCTACGATAAAGGGAATGTGAGTCGAAGCAAAGAGCACAAGTCTTCTCACAAGAAGCAGCGACTTGATGGCAGAGGGGAGGACAGGACCTCTGCCTTCAGTCCAGAAAGATTGCACAAGACCTCTTTTAAAGAGCAACTCCGAGAAGCCCCCGTGGCAGGGGGCAGCAAGGAGAAGCAGAGGATGTCAGATGGCACCAAGAAGGAGAAGAACCGAGAAGGCGGCACCTCCAGAAAGAAGAAGTTGCACACGTTGCCGCACTTGGAAGAGTCTTTGGACATCCCTGTTAAGAAGCAAAAACATCAGGACTCTGAAAAAAGTAAATTGGAGAAGCCCAAGCTAGGCCTGGAGACCTCTAACACAGAGCGGGAGAAACGGAAAGCTGAGAGTGACTCGTCAAATAGGATTAAAGAAAAGGGAATTTCTGGGAGCTTAAAAGCTTTGGAGGGGAAGCGCAAAGCCTCCGATGTGGACAAAAAATCAATGGGCTTTTCCTCCAAttctggggagggggaagtggaGGATGAATTTGAACAACCTACGATGTCTTTTGAGTCATACCTCAGCTATGACCAgccccagaaaaagaaaaagaaagtggtcAAACCCTCTGTGTCAGCTGGGGAGAAAGACCGAGGGCACAGCAAACAGAACGGATCCAAAGCCACCACCAACAGCTCAGGCTCGAGTCGGAAAAGTCCAAGCCACAAGCGAACAAGTgagaaaagggcagagaagaaACCAGCAGAGGCTCCTGAACCAAAGAGG ATACTTTTAGATGTGGTACCAACGTTACCAGACATCCCGCTGCCCCCGATCCAGGCCAATTACCGCCCTCTCCCTTCAATCGAGTCCATTACCTGCTCCCAGACAAAAAGGAAAG CAGTGTCCTCACCAGTTGAAGAGAGCGAAGCGGGTTTTACAGGCCGCCGGTTGAATTCAAAGATGCAAGTGTATTCGGGCTCTAAAACTGCCTACCTCCCAAAGATGATGTCTCTCTATCAGCAGTGTATCAGAGTCCTCAGTAACAACATTGACT CAATCTATGAAGTGGGTGGTGTCCCTTTCTCAGTGCTGGAGCCAGTATTGGAGAGATGCACCCCAGAGCAGCTGTATCGCATTGAGGAATGTAATCAT GTCCTCATCGAGGATACGGATCAACTGTGGCACAATCACTGTCTCCGAGACTTCAAGAATGAGAAGCCAGAAGAGTTTGAGTCCTGGCGGGAAATGTACCTTCGACTTCACGACGCACGAGAGCAGCGGCTGCTCATGTTAGCACGGAACATCGGCTCAGCTCATGCCAACAAACCCAAAG GTAGAGTGGCCAAAATGGCGTTTGTGAACTCTGCAGCAAAGCCCCCCCGGGACGTGCGGAGACGACAAGAGAAGTTTGGCACTGGAGGACCTCTTCTGCCAGAGAAGACCAA AATAAAACCAGTCCTGTACACATCTAGCAAAAGCCACACTCGTGTGAGCGAGGAGCAATCCTATGATGggcccagcaccagcagtgcCCATTCTGTCCCATCTTCAGGTAGCACCTTCTCCTCCTATGACCCCAGGAAACCACCGGTGAAGA AAATTGCACCCATGATGGCAAAGACTATCAAAGCGTTCAAAAACAGGTTCTCTCGGAGATAA
- the LOC141954622 gene encoding kelch-like protein 31 — MAPKKKSPKKPKVAKEDASITPVMVEDALLDVERFNHLNSLYDSGSNGFHCTATEVEAPDHGASLLEGMNQMRQKRFLCDLTIATKTKSFEVHKLVLASCSEYFHCLLQRDPQLHRVELHDVSPLGLTTIITYAYTGKLSLSLYTIGSTIAAATQLQVPALLNLCSDFLVREMAVENCVYIANISATYGLNQVKDATWKFIRENFLEFSKTDQFMKLPFDQINELLMDDGLQIPSEVAAFQIAVKWLEFDPKRVRYAADLLSNIRFGTISAPDLVNHVQPVPRMMQDPQCHKLLVDAMNYHLLPHQQNSLQSRRTRIRGGQRVLVTVGGRPALTEKALSREISYRDAEGNWNKLTEMPAKSFNQCVVVMDGFIYIAGGEDQNDARNQAKHAVSSLSRYDPRFNTWLHLASMQHRRTHFSLSTCNGLLYAVGGRNAEGTLASVECYVPTANSWQSKASLETPRCCHATTVIDGKLLVTGGYITHAYSRTVCCYEPSTDTWREQARLSTPRGWHCAATAAGRAYVLGGSQLGPQGERVDVMPVECYSPLTGQWSYVAPLPTGVSTAGVALLEGRLCLVGGWNESGKRYQKCVQCYNPDLNEWAEDEELPEATVGVSCCTITLPRSLSSRSRASSVASAAAST; from the exons ATGGCACCTAAAAAGAAATCCCCCAAGAAGCCCAAGGTGGCTAAAGAAGATGCATCCATCACCCCAGTGATGGTGGAAGATGCTTTGTTAGATGTTGAACGCTTCAATCACTTGAATAGTTTGTACGACAGCGGCTCCAACGGCTTCCACTGCACAGCCACAGAGGTTGAAGCACCAGACCACGGAGCCAGCCTTCTGGAGGGGATGAACCAGATGCGCCAGAAGCGGTTCCTCTGCGATCTCACCATTGCCACCAAAACAAAGTCCTTCGAGGTGCATAAACTCGTCCTGGCTTCCTGCAGTGAGTACTTCCACTGCCTGCTGCAGAGGGACCCTCAGCTGCACCGGGTGGAGCTCCACGACGTCTCCCCGCTGGGCCTGACCACCATCATCACCTACGCCTACACGGGGAAGCTGAGCCTCTCGCTGTACACCATCGGCAGCACCATCGCCGCGGCCACCCAGCTGCAAGTGCCGGCACTGCTGAACCTGTGCAGCGACTTCCTTGTTCGGGAGATGGCCGTGGAGAACTGCGTGTACATCGCCAACATCTCGGCCACCTACGGCCTCAACCAGGTGAAAGACGCCACATGGAAATTCATCCGGGAAAACTTCCTGGAGTTCTCCAAAACCGACCAGTTCATGAAACTCCCCTTCGATCAGATCAATGAGCTGCTGATGGATGATGGCCTGCAGATACCCAGCGAGGTTGCAGCTTTCCAGATTGCCGTCAAGTGGCTGGAGTTTGACCCGAAACGGGTCCGATATGCTGCTGACCTCCTGAGCAACATTCGATTCGGCACAATCTCAGCTCCAGACTTGGTCAACCACGTGCAACCTGTGCCACGCATGATGCAAGACCCGCAGTGCCACAAGCTCCTCGTGGATGCTATGAATTACCACCTGCTCCCCCACCAGCAGAACAGTCTTCAGTCTCGGAGAACCAGGATACGGGGAGGCCAGAGGGTGCTTGTCACAGTCGGGGGTCGTCCAGCTTTGACCGAGAAGGCTCTTAGTAGGGAGATCAGCTACAGGGATGCAGAGGGAAACTGGAACAAGCTGACGGAGATGCCAGCAAAAAGTTTTAACCAGTGCGTGGTGGTGATGGATGGATTCATCTACATCGCGGGTGGTGAAGACCAAAACGATGCCAGGAACCAGGCCAAGCACGCTGTCAGCAGCCTGAGCAG GTATGACCCACGCTTCAACACCTGGCTGCACCTGGCCAGCATGCAGCACAGGAGGACACACTTCAGCCTGAGCACCTGCAACGGGCTCCTCTACGCTGTCGGAGGGCGCAATGCCGAGGGCACGTTGGCGTCTGTCGAGTGCTACGTCCCCACTGCCAACAGCTGGCAGAGCAAAGCGAGCCTGGAGACACCCCGCTGCTGCCACGCCACCACCGTCATTGACGGCAAGCTCCTGGTCACCGGCGGCTACATCACCCACGCCTATTCCCGCACCGTCTGCTGCTACGAGCCCAGCACCGACACCTGGAGGGAGCAGGCAAGGCTCAGCACCCCACGGGGCTGGCACTGCGCGGCCACCGCGGCCGGCCGAGCGTACGTGCTGGGTGGCAGCCAGCTGGGTCCCCAGGGCGAGCGGGTGGACGTGATGCCCGTGGAGTGTTACAGCCCACTGACGGGGCAGTGGAGTTACGTGGCGCCCCTGCCCACGGGGGTCAGCACGGCCGGGGTGGCTCTGCTCGAGGGGCGCTTGTGCCTGGTGGGTGGCTGGAACGAGAGCGGGAAGAGGTATCAGAAATGTGTGCAGTGCTACAACCCTGACCTCAACGAGTgggctgaggatgaggagctcCCTGAGGCCACTGTGGGTGTCTCATGCTGCACCATCACCCTCCCGCGCTCCCTGAGCTCCAGGTCCCGGGCCAGCTCTGTGGCCTCGGCAGCAGCCAGCACATAA